TTCACCGGTTCCCTGGTGCTGGTCCGCCAGCCGTTGGCCTTCCACTTGGGCAGCCACTGGGTGATCCCGTTGCGCACGTAGGTGCTGTCGGTGTGCATTCGAACCACCGAATCCCTGGTCAGGCTCTCCAGGGCGCGGATCGGGGCGGTCAGTTCCATCCGGTTGTTGGTGGTGACGCCGGATTCGCTGCCGTACAGCTCCCGCTCGTGTCCGCCGTACCGCAGTACCACGCCCCAGCCACCGGGGCCGGGATTCGGGCTGCATCCGCCGTCGGTGTAGACGTCCACGACCTGTTCGGTTTCGTCCTGCACCCGGCAGAGGGTACCCACGCCCGGGTCGCCGCTGTTGGAGGCGTCGGTGGCCGTGGTCCACGCTGTTCGCCCGAGGTGGTTCACGGCCGAGGAAGCATCGAGGCCACCTCGGCGACCGACTGGAGGAGTCCGGCGTCGAGGTGGCCCCCGAGCCGTTCGGTCTCCGCGATGGTGACGTGCTCCCCCCGGATCTCGGAGTGATAGTGGTGCCCGGTGAAGGCGACGTCGGCGAAGTTGGTGAGCCCGCCTGCCAGCGGCCGGATGTCTCCGGAGCCGTGGACGTCGATGACCTCGGTGAACTCGCGGGCCGTCGAACGATCGCGGAACCCGACCCAGGCCACCGAGACCAGGACGTCGTTGCCCTTGCCGTCGCCCACGGCGAGCAGCATTCGATCCAGGGATCGGCACGGCGTGCGCAGGAAGAACGTCTGGACCTGGCCGAACGACGCCGCAGCGCATTCGGCGCCCCGCTCGACTCGTTGCCGCAGCGCGCGAACGCCCAACCGGTTCCACGCGCCGTCTGCATCGCCTCGGCGAGCGGCGCGTTTGCCCTGCTGGGTGCGAACCCCGAGGGATTCACCCGCCAAAGAATCCGTCACGCCCTCGGCCATCCGCACCTGCCCCGGCCCGCCCGCGCCGCTCAGGGCCGCCCCGCCGCCGAGCGTCGCCCCGCCCGCCGCCGCGGTGCCGATGGCCAACACGATCGCCGCGACCAGCGTCCCGCCGCCCTTGTCCGATCCGCCACCCTTGCCGCCGATTCTGCGGTCCATGCCGTCACTCGCCCCCTCACCGATGGTGTCCCCTCCACTAACGAGGGCGGCGGCGGGTTGTGACGGCCGTGATCGTTGAGCTGCCGAAGCAGTCGGGGAAGAGTCTCAGCTCCGTCGGCGGGACGGAACGCGGGCGGCGGGGTCGCGGATCATCACCAGCCGCGTGCGCGCCACTCGCCGAGTTTCGGGCGTTCCGCGCCGAGTGTCGTGTCGTCGCCGTGCCCGGGGTACACCCACGTCTCGTCGGGCAGCACGTCGAACACCCTGGCCTGAAGGTCGTCCATCAGACTCGTGAAGTCCTCGGGGCTCGTCGTCCGTCCCGGACCGCCGGGGAAGAGCGAGTCGCCGGTGAACAGATGCGGCGTGCCCTTCGGGTCCCGGTACAGCAATGCGATGGAACCCGGGGTGTGGCCGCGGAGGTGGATCACCTCCAACTGCGAGGCACCGACCTCCAGCGTGTGTCCCTGCTCGACCAGGAAGTCCAGCGGAACCGGCAGTTCCTCGGCGTCCGCCGGATGCGCCGCCAGGTTGGTGCCGTAGGCGCCCGCCACGGCGCCCAAGGCCTGCCAGTGATCACCATGCCGATGGGTCGTGACGATGGTGCGCAGCCGAGGCCGATCGTCGTCGTGACCAAGAAGGTCCGACAGCCGTTCCGGCTCGGCGGCCGCATCGATCATCACCGCGTCGCCGCTGCTCGGGCAATGCAATACGTAGCAGTTGTTGTCCATCGGGCCGACCGAGATCTTGGTGATCGTCAGCTCGGCGAGGGTCCGGCGCGCGGCAGGGCCGCCGGGTTCGACATGACCGGTGTACTGCTGCAACACGTCCACACGGCGAGCCTAGAACCCGGCGACCGAACCGACTGTCTCGGCCCGACCCGAGAGTCGGGGCGAGACCGCACCCCGCCCCGCGCTACCTCTCGGTGCCGCCGGTGAGCACCTCCACCGTGCCGCGCGCACCGTCGACCCGGACCCGATCGCCGTCGTGCAGGCGCATCATCGCGTTCCCACAGCCGACCACCGAGGGAATCCCCAGCTCGCGGGCGACGATGGACGCATGGGACAGCGGCGCGCCCACATCCGTCACGATCGCGGCGGCCTTCGGGAACAGCGGCGTCCAACCGATGTTCGTCACGGTGGTCACCAGGATCTCGCCCGCTTGCAGGGCCGCGCCGTCCGCAGGCGCGGCGATCACGCGCACGATCCCCTCCACCGTGCCTGCGGATCCCGGAAAGCCGGTGACGGTCGCGGCCGCCTCGGTGACGCGGCCGCGTGCATCGAACAGATCGGTACGCCGCTCGGGATCCGACGCCCACCGCACCGGATCGAACGGACCGAGGATCAACGCCGGATAGGGCGGCAACGACGAATACCGCTCGTAGGTACGGCGGCGGGCCGGGACCGCCGTGAGCGCTGCGGGACCCGTTCCGGCTTCGAGCAGCCCGAGGATCTCCTGGATGGTCAGGAAGAACAGGTCGTCTCCGTGCCCGGTCACCGCGCCCGCGCGCAGCACGAACGAACGGATCAGCGCGAAGGCCCGGATGACCTCCGACCGTGCCGACTCGCGATACCTGATCACCTCGGCCCACTTGGCGAGCCGTCGTCGCATCGAGTCGACCCGGTTCGGCGAACGCCGCGCGAACCGCTCCCAGGCCTCGTCCCTGGCCCGCTGTCGTTCCTCGATCATCGCCGTGACATCGCGCGCCGAGTCGGCCAGACCCGCCAGCTGCTCATCGATCCACTGCGGATCCTCCGCCGGGTACGGCCGCGAGACCTCGAACTCGTGCGCGCTCCGATGGCCGAAACGCACGGCGAACTCCGCCCGATCCAAGGCGCCGTTGGCCAGTTGTTCCAGACCCAACAACGGACCGAGGCTGGCCAGCGGGTCGGCTGCCGTCTGGAAGCCGGTGAGCAGGATGTCGCGGTCGGCCGCACTCAAGGTCTTACCGAGAACACCTCGGGTGTGCACCAGACGCGTGCCACCCAATCGGGTCGCCGCTTCGAGCATCCGGTTGCACTCATGGAAGAACGGTTCGACATGGTCGCGCCACAGGGCCGCCAGCGTCGCGTTGTCCTCGGCCGCCTCGATCCGCGACCGCAGGGCGGCGCAACGCCGAGGAGCCTGTTCGAAGAAGCCGGCCAGTCGGCGCTGATTGGCGAACACCCGACGGAGAACCCGTGCCGTCACCGGGATCAACCGACGCAGAATCGCCGCTCGTGACGAGGGAACCGGCGGGATCGGTAGGTCGCTCGGCAGCCTGCCGAAGACATCGCCACTCAGCTCGGTGAACCGCCGCCTGTCGATGCCGAGCGCGCCCGCCAACGTCACCGCCTGGCTGAGGTCCATGTAGAACCGGCCGCCGATGTTGCCGTAGGCGCGGAACCCCGGCAGCGTGGACGTCGCCATCCCGTCGGCCATGAAGATCTGGACCAACGACCAGGTACACGGGGTCATCACATCCGGGATCGCCTCGCCCAGATTGCCGTTGGTCCACAGCCGATAGACGCCGAGACTGTCGTTCGGGATCTCCTCGCCCGGTTCCCGTGTCCCCAGCCCGGTGATCGGCCGGGCCTGCAGAATCAGGAACCGGCCGTCGTGCCGGGCCCATTCGACATCGACCGGCATCTGCTGCGCGGACTCGATTCGCGCACCCAAGGCGACGAGCTGCCGGATCTCCGCCGGGGTCAGCACCGGGATCCGTCGTTGCTCGGCGGGTACGGGCACCTCCTCCGGGTGACCGTCGGTGCGCACAGTCATGACGGTCTTGTCGCTGATCCGTTCGTCGAGGATCGTCCCGCCCTCTCGACGCACGACGATCGAATCCGGCGTGACCCGACCACTGACGATCGACTCGCCGAGACCCCACGAGGCGTTGACGACGGCCTCGCCGCGCTCCCCGCTGATCGGATTGGCGGTGAACAGGACGCCCGCCGCATCGGCCGGGACCAATCGCTGAACCACCACGGCGAGCGCGAGATCCGTGCCGTCGACCCGATGCAGGCGGCGGTAGTCGATGGCCCGCGCCGTCCACAGTGAGGCCCAGCAGCGTCCGACCGCCGCGAGTACCGCCTCGGTGCCCCGGACGTCGAGGATCGTGTCCTGCTGGCCAGCGAAGGACAACTCCGGCAGATCCTCGGCAGTGGCGGACGACCGCACGGCCACCGGGGTCTGCTCGCCCAGCGAGCGGTAGGCGCGACGAACCGCTTCCGCCACCTCGTCGGGAATGCCATGGTCGGCGAACAGCTGCGCAACCCGCTGGGAGGCGGCCTCCGTGCCCGCCGGATCGTCATCCCGGACGCCGCCGACGATCGCGAGGATCTCGGTGCCCAACCTGGTCTCGGTCGCCCGGCGGTAGGCCTCGGTCGTGACATGGAATCCGTCGGGGACCGGGAGATCGGCGCGGGCCATTCGCGCCAGCGAGAGCCCCTTGCCGCCCACCGTGGCGAGATCGGCCGCCGGGTCCGCGAGGGGCAGTACGAGCGGCCGGTCCGGTCGATCGGTCATCGAGCACCCTCCTCGCGGTCGAACCCCATGGCCGAGCGGTAAGCCGTTCGCGCGGATTCGCCGACCTCGCCGAGGTAGGCGTCGGTGATTCGGCGGAAGCTGCGTTGTTGTGCATCGTCGAGTGGTGATTCCGGTGCGAGCGAGCGGTGGACGACGTCGCCGAGCAGCCCGTTGGACTCCGCTGCCGACACGGCGAATCCGGCGGGCATCAACGGCGTGACCATGAGGAAGCCCAGGAAGGTCGCGCTCACCATGGTGAGTTGCGCGGCAGGCGTCAGATCGGTGCGGATCAGTTTCGCCTCTCGGAGCCTCTCGAGATAGCCGGCGAAGCCCGGCGGGCCGCTGCCGCCGGTCCTGGCGTCGTCGCTGTGTCGGAGCCTGCCGAGAATGTCGAGGTCCCGGCGCATGACCGCTTCGAGCAGTGGGCGCCGACCCAGCGCGGCCGCGATGTGCTCGATGACGGCACGCAGATCCCCGTGCGTGCTCTCGGGCGCCGAGATGGCCTCGGCGAGGAAGGCCCGTTCCCGGCGCAGCAACGCGGTGAACAAGGCTTCTCTGGTGTTCCAGTGCAGGTAGATGGTGCCCTTGGCGACACCGGCCAGCCGCGCGACATCGTCGATGGTGGTCTTGTCGTAACCCCAGCGCAGGATCAGCTCGCCCGCCGCATCGAGGATGCGATGGGCCCGTTCTCGACGCCGTGCATCCGCGACACCCGGGTTGCCTCCGTTGTCCTCGTCAGCCACAGCCACCCCCTTCTCAATCACATGACCAGATATGGATATTTGGTCATGGCGACAGGATAGCCCGGCCTCGGTCGAGGTTTCGCGGAGTTCGTCGAGTACTTCGATCAGTGGGCCGTCGGGACGCGAAGCGCGAGACTGCAACCGAGGACCGAGCGCGCCGGGCAGTATGTCGGCCGCAGGCGACTCGGCGCCGCCCGAATGATCGGGGCGGAGGCCATCGCCGCCGGTCACCGTGCGGCGCGCGTCAGACGGCGGCACACCGGGTCGACAGCGTCGAAATCCGACATGGCGGGCGATCACGAACAGATCGGCCGCCATGCCGGGCGTCGTTCATCGAGGTGGTGTCAGGTGGAGCCGGTGGTCACATCCAGCCGGGCAATTCCGGCAGCGTGCCGAGCAGGTCGTGACCGTCATGCCTGCCCGTGAGCCAGCCCAGCACGGCCCGGGTCGTGCCGCGCACCGGCGGGGGACCGCCGTCCTCGCTGGCCGAACCGATGTGCCAGGTGCGTTCGGTCCCGTCGGGCAGTTCGACGACCACACTGAAGCTCGGGACGTCCGTCCGTTCCTGGTAGGGACCGACCACGCTGATGAGAAGCACTTCGAGCTGATCGTCGGGAACATCGGCCAGGCTGGTGCCGACATCGAGATCCACCAGGTGGATCCAGATCTCCCGAAGTCGGACCCAGGGGATCTCCTGAGCCTGCATCACGCCCTGTCGGGCGGTGATCTGCGCCGACCACGCATCGGCGGGTAGGGCGTCCGCCGCGACGGTGAACCGCTCTACGGCGGCCCTGATGTCCTCGTCGAGCAGTTGGGCGGGCCGGTCGGCTCCCTCGACGATGTCGGCGTCGCGGTCGGCCTCGCTCGGATACATCGGGTGCTCGACGCCGGTCCGAGCCCAGGTGAGCAGATTGACCAGTCCATCGGCGTTCCGCGCCAGGTGGGTGAGCACGTGGGCCCTGGACCACCCGGGTAGCAGGCTGGGACCGGCGGTGTCTGCGTCATCCAGTCTGTCCACCACTTCGAGCAACGCGCGGTTGGCGATCTCGAGAGCCCGCAGACCGGCGGCGGCGTGCGCGGCTGCGCCGTCGACGCTCGTCCGAGGCGCCACCAGGCTGTCCTCGAGCGGCTGTGGGTGTGAAAGGTGGAGCTCTGCCATGACTGCTTCTCTCCCCACTGCAGGGGGCTTTGCCTGCCCTTCCAGGGTAGGCCGGTCTTGTCAGGCGATGGAAGCACCCGATCGGGGTCTTGCCACTAATTTGGGTGAGGTCAGCCCCGAGATGTTCCGACACAACGGGCACTCATGTCACAAAGGGTCACCCGCGCCACTCGTGTGAGCGCGGTGTGACGAGTAAGGGCGGCCGAGCGCCGATTCTTGTCGGTGCCCCGACCTAGCATGGAAGTCGGCCTGTGCCCGCCCGGCGGCATGATTCGCCGAGTGTGTTCTCCCAGGTCTGCGGAGGGTGCACCACCCTGCCGCACAGAGAATGCCCCCACCGACTCGGGCCGGTGACATCTCGCTCGAGCACATGAGTAGTTGAAGGGACCACAGTGTCAGACCGCCTCGTCGTGCGCGGCGCTCGCGAGCACAACCTCCGCGGTGTCGACCTGGACCTGCCCAGGGACAGCCTCGTTGTGTTCACCGGACTGTCGGGCTCTGGGAAGTCGAGTCTCGCATTCGACACGATCTTCGCCGAGGGCCAGCGGCGGTACGTGGAGTCACTCTCCGCCTACGCGCGGCAGTTCCTCGGACAGATGGACAAGCCGGACGTCGACTTCATCGAGGGGCTCTCGCCTGCGGTGTCCATCGACCAGAAGTCCACCAACCGCAACCCCCGTTCGACCGTCGGCACCATCACCGAGGTCTACGACTACCTCCGGCTGCTCTACGCGCGCGCGGGTAAACCACACTGCCCCACCTGCGGACACGCCATCAGCAAGCAGACCCCGCAGCAGATCGTCGACCAGGTCCTCGACCTGGAGGAGGGCGTCCGCTTCCAGGTGCTCGCCCCGGTCGTGCGCGGCCGCAAGGGCGAGTACGTCGACCTCTTCGCCGAGCTGCCGACACAGGGGTACTCGCGGGTGCGGGTCGATGGAGTGGTGCACTCGCTCACCGACCCCCCCAAGCTCAAGAAGCAGGAGAAGCACGACATCGAGGTGGTGATCGACCGCCTCGCCGTCAAGCCCACCGCCAAGCAGCGGCTCACCGACTCGGTCGAGACCGCACTGCGACTCGCGGACGGCCTGGTGGTGCTCGACTTCGTCGACCTCCCCGAGAACGACCCGCAGCGCCAGCGCAGATTCTCCGAACGGATGGCCTGCCCCAACGGCCACCAGCTCGCCGTCGACGACCTCGAACCCCGGTCGTTCTCCTTCAACGCCCCCTACGGCGCCTGCCCGGAGTGCATGGGCCTCGGCATCCGCAAGGAGGTCGACCCCGAACTGGTCGTGCCCGACGAGGAGCTCTCCCTCGGCGAGGGAGCCATCGCCCCCTGGGCCTCCGGACAGACGGCCGACTACTTCACCCGGCTGTTGGAATCGCTGTCGGAGAAGGTCGGCTTCTCGATGGACCAGCCCTGGCGCGGACTTCCCGCCAGGGTGCAGAAGGCCGTGTTGCACGGCATCGACGAACAGGTGCACGTCCGCTACCGCAACCGCTACGGCCGGGAACGCTCCTACCACGCGGCCTTCGAGGGAGTCATCCCGTTCCTGGAGCGCAGGCAGGAGCAGACCGAGTCCGAGTTCATGCGGGACAAGTACGAGGGCTACATGCGGGAGGTGCCCTGCCCCGCCTGTCACGGCACCCGGTTGAAGCCCGAGATCCTGGCGGTCACGCTCGCCCACCGCGAGCACGGCGACAAATCCATCGCCGAGGTCTGCGCGATGAGCGTCGCGGAGTGCGCGGGCTTCCTCGGCGGCCTGGAACTCGGCGAACGCGAGCGGATGATCGCGGGCCAGGTCCTCAAGGAGATCGCCGCCCGACTCGGATTCCTGCTCGACGTCGGTCTGGACTACCTGTCCCTGGACCGTGCCGCGGGCACGCTCTCCGGTGGCGAGGCCCAGCGAATCCGACTGGCCACCCAGATCGGCTCCGGCTTGGTCGGCGTGCTCTACGTGCTGGACGAGCCCTCGATCGGGTTGCACCAGCGGGACAACCACCGACTGATCGAGACTCTTACTCGGCTGCGGGACCTGGGCAACACACTCATCGTCGTGGAGCACGACGAGGACACGATCCGGGCCGCCGACTGGGTGGTCGACGTCGGCCCCGGCGCGGGTGAACACGGCGGAAAGGTCGTGCACAGCGGCTCCTACGAGGGCCTGCTGACCAACGAGGAGTCGGCGACCGGCGCCTACCTGTCCGGCCGCAAGTTCATCGCGGTGCCCGCGAAGCGTCGGGCGATCGACCGCAAGCGTCGGCTGACCGTGGTCGGCGCGCGAGAGAACAACCTGCGCGGCATCGACGTGTCCTTCCCGCTCAGCTGTCTGATCTCGGTCACGGGCGTCTCAGGGTCCGGCAAGTCGACGCTGGTCAACGACATCCTCGCCAAGGTGCTGGCCAACAAGCTCAACGGCGCGCGGCAGGTGCCGGGCAGGCACACCCGGGTCAACGGTCTCGAGGAGGTCGACAAGCTCGTCCAGGTCGACCAGTCGCCGATCGGCCGGACACCGCGCTCCAACGCCGCGACCTACACCGGCGTGTTCGACCACGTCCGGAAGCTGTTCGCGGCCACCACCGAGGCGAAGGTGCGCGGTTATCAGCCGGGCCGGTTCTCCTTCAACATCAAGGGCGGCCGGTGCGAGGCGTGCGCGGGCGACGGCACGATCAAGATCGAGATGAACTTCCTGCCCGACGTGTACGTGCCCTGCGAGGTCTGCCGGGGAGCGCGCTACAACCGCGAGACGCTGGAGGTCCACTACAAGGGCAAGACCATCGCCGACGTGCTGGACATGCCGATCGAGGAGGCGGCGACCTTCTTCGAGCCGATCACCGCGATCCACCGGCACCTCAAGACGCTGGTCGACGTCGGACTGGGCTACGTGCGGTTGGGGCAGCCCGCTCCGACGCTGTCCGGCGGTGAGGCGCAGCGCGTCAAGTTGGCCGCCGAACTGCAGAAGCGGTCGACGGGTCGCACCGTCTACATCCTCGACGAGCCGACGACCGGCCTGCATTTCGAGGACATCCGCAAGCTGCTCGGTGTCATCGACGGACTGGTGGCCAAGGGCAACA
This Actinoalloteichus hymeniacidonis DNA region includes the following protein-coding sequences:
- a CDS encoding MBL fold metallo-hydrolase, with the protein product MDVLQQYTGHVEPGGPAARRTLAELTITKISVGPMDNNCYVLHCPSSGDAVMIDAAAEPERLSDLLGHDDDRPRLRTIVTTHRHGDHWQALGAVAGAYGTNLAAHPADAEELPVPLDFLVEQGHTLEVGASQLEVIHLRGHTPGSIALLYRDPKGTPHLFTGDSLFPGGPGRTTSPEDFTSLMDDLQARVFDVLPDETWVYPGHGDDTTLGAERPKLGEWRARGW
- a CDS encoding PEP/pyruvate-binding domain-containing protein produces the protein MTDRPDRPLVLPLADPAADLATVGGKGLSLARMARADLPVPDGFHVTTEAYRRATETRLGTEILAIVGGVRDDDPAGTEAASQRVAQLFADHGIPDEVAEAVRRAYRSLGEQTPVAVRSSATAEDLPELSFAGQQDTILDVRGTEAVLAAVGRCWASLWTARAIDYRRLHRVDGTDLALAVVVQRLVPADAAGVLFTANPISGERGEAVVNASWGLGESIVSGRVTPDSIVVRREGGTILDERISDKTVMTVRTDGHPEEVPVPAEQRRIPVLTPAEIRQLVALGARIESAQQMPVDVEWARHDGRFLILQARPITGLGTREPGEEIPNDSLGVYRLWTNGNLGEAIPDVMTPCTWSLVQIFMADGMATSTLPGFRAYGNIGGRFYMDLSQAVTLAGALGIDRRRFTELSGDVFGRLPSDLPIPPVPSSRAAILRRLIPVTARVLRRVFANQRRLAGFFEQAPRRCAALRSRIEAAEDNATLAALWRDHVEPFFHECNRMLEAATRLGGTRLVHTRGVLGKTLSAADRDILLTGFQTAADPLASLGPLLGLEQLANGALDRAEFAVRFGHRSAHEFEVSRPYPAEDPQWIDEQLAGLADSARDVTAMIEERQRARDEAWERFARRSPNRVDSMRRRLAKWAEVIRYRESARSEVIRAFALIRSFVLRAGAVTGHGDDLFFLTIQEILGLLEAGTGPAALTAVPARRRTYERYSSLPPYPALILGPFDPVRWASDPERRTDLFDARGRVTEAAATVTGFPGSAGTVEGIVRVIAAPADGAALQAGEILVTTVTNIGWTPLFPKAAAIVTDVGAPLSHASIVARELGIPSVVGCGNAMMRLHDGDRVRVDGARGTVEVLTGGTER
- a CDS encoding TetR/AcrR family transcriptional regulator, yielding MADEDNGGNPGVADARRRERAHRILDAAGELILRWGYDKTTIDDVARLAGVAKGTIYLHWNTREALFTALLRRERAFLAEAISAPESTHGDLRAVIEHIAAALGRRPLLEAVMRRDLDILGRLRHSDDARTGGSGPPGFAGYLERLREAKLIRTDLTPAAQLTMVSATFLGFLMVTPLMPAGFAVSAAESNGLLGDVVHRSLAPESPLDDAQQRSFRRITDAYLGEVGESARTAYRSAMGFDREEGAR
- a CDS encoding maleylpyruvate isomerase family mycothiol-dependent enzyme — translated: MAELHLSHPQPLEDSLVAPRTSVDGAAAHAAAGLRALEIANRALLEVVDRLDDADTAGPSLLPGWSRAHVLTHLARNADGLVNLLTWARTGVEHPMYPSEADRDADIVEGADRPAQLLDEDIRAAVERFTVAADALPADAWSAQITARQGVMQAQEIPWVRLREIWIHLVDLDVGTSLADVPDDQLEVLLISVVGPYQERTDVPSFSVVVELPDGTERTWHIGSASEDGGPPPVRGTTRAVLGWLTGRHDGHDLLGTLPELPGWM
- the uvrA gene encoding excinuclease ABC subunit UvrA, with translation MSDRLVVRGAREHNLRGVDLDLPRDSLVVFTGLSGSGKSSLAFDTIFAEGQRRYVESLSAYARQFLGQMDKPDVDFIEGLSPAVSIDQKSTNRNPRSTVGTITEVYDYLRLLYARAGKPHCPTCGHAISKQTPQQIVDQVLDLEEGVRFQVLAPVVRGRKGEYVDLFAELPTQGYSRVRVDGVVHSLTDPPKLKKQEKHDIEVVIDRLAVKPTAKQRLTDSVETALRLADGLVVLDFVDLPENDPQRQRRFSERMACPNGHQLAVDDLEPRSFSFNAPYGACPECMGLGIRKEVDPELVVPDEELSLGEGAIAPWASGQTADYFTRLLESLSEKVGFSMDQPWRGLPARVQKAVLHGIDEQVHVRYRNRYGRERSYHAAFEGVIPFLERRQEQTESEFMRDKYEGYMREVPCPACHGTRLKPEILAVTLAHREHGDKSIAEVCAMSVAECAGFLGGLELGERERMIAGQVLKEIAARLGFLLDVGLDYLSLDRAAGTLSGGEAQRIRLATQIGSGLVGVLYVLDEPSIGLHQRDNHRLIETLTRLRDLGNTLIVVEHDEDTIRAADWVVDVGPGAGEHGGKVVHSGSYEGLLTNEESATGAYLSGRKFIAVPAKRRAIDRKRRLTVVGARENNLRGIDVSFPLSCLISVTGVSGSGKSTLVNDILAKVLANKLNGARQVPGRHTRVNGLEEVDKLVQVDQSPIGRTPRSNAATYTGVFDHVRKLFAATTEAKVRGYQPGRFSFNIKGGRCEACAGDGTIKIEMNFLPDVYVPCEVCRGARYNRETLEVHYKGKTIADVLDMPIEEAATFFEPITAIHRHLKTLVDVGLGYVRLGQPAPTLSGGEAQRVKLAAELQKRSTGRTVYILDEPTTGLHFEDIRKLLGVIDGLVAKGNTVIVIEHNLDVIKTSDWVVDMGPEGGSGGGTVVTQGTPEQVRDVEASHTGRFLAQVL